CAAGCGCCATGACCTCGATGCCGGCGCCGTTCATGCCGATGGTGGTGATGGCGCGGTCCACCAGACGACGGGTCAGCCGCTCCAGCCGGTCATGGCTTTCGTGATGCAGATGGTCGGCCTTGGTGGCGGCAATCAGCACCTTGTCGATGCGCCGGCCGATCAGCGAGGATAACAGACTATTGGTGCCGGGGCGGAAACAGGCAAGCACATCGCCCAGCGCCCGTTCCAGATCCTGAACGGCCTCCGGTCCGCGATTGACGGCCTGCAGCGTGTCGATCAGCACGATCTGACGGTCGAGACGGGCGAAATGCTCGCGGAAGAAAGGTTTGACCACGATCGACTTATAGGCGTCGTAACGCCGCTCCATCATCGCCCGCAGCGAACCCTTTGGCGCTTTTTCGTCGGTCAGCCCCGGCAGGGGCGCAAAGGTCAGCGCCGGAGAACCTTCCAGATCGCCCGGCATCAGGAAACGGCCGGGCGGCAGGGTGGAGAGCGATCTCTCGTCGGACTTGCAGGCTTTCAGATAGGCCGCGAAACTTTCCGCCAGCCGCCGCGCCGTCATCTCATCGGCAGGTGCATTGATATCGAGCGAAGAGGCTATCGCCAGCCATTCCTGCGCCAGCTCGGCGCGGATGCCGCTCCCGGCAAGTGCGACGGTCGCGTCACTGAACTGTTTGTAATCCTGTGACAGAAGCGGCAGGTCGAGCAGCCATTCGCCGGGATAATCGACGATATCGATGGATAGCTTGCCGGCCGAGAACCACCGGCCCCAGCCGCTGGCGCTCTGGTAATCCAGCGTGATCCTGAGTTCCGAGATTGCCCGCGTCGAATCCGGCCACAGCCTGTCGCGCACCAGCGCCTGAATATGGTCTTCGTACTGGAAGCGGGGAATGGCATCGTCCGGCTGCGGCTCGAGGCGCACATTCGAGACGCGGCCTGACCGCATGGCCTCGAATAAGGGCAGGCGACCGCCGTTCAGGAGGTTGTGGACGAGGGAGGAAATGAAAACCGTCTTTCCCGCCCGCGAAAGGCCTGTAACGCCAAGCCGCAATGTCGGATGGGTAAGGTTGCTCGCACGGTCGGCCAGATTATCGAGCGCGATAAGCGCACTGTCTGTCAGGGACGTCAGAGAAGGCGGCAATGGCAGTTTCCCGGCTGTGGTTCATGATCACGGCTGCAATATAGGAAGTCGCGGCTGCCCAAAAAAGAAGCGCCCCGGTGGATTTTCACGGCAGCCGCCATCGGCGGTGGTTCCGTCACGCGTTGGGGCTGCTACTTGCCGGGTGAGAGAAAATCGACCAGTCGCCAGCGATCCGCGCCGTTTACAGCACTGCCGTCGTGATCGAGTACGGCAAGCCCTGCTGTCGGGAAACCGGAGGGCAGGGCGGCATGCAGCAGATCTTCGCCGATCATCGCTTCCAGTGTCGCTTCCATGGTGGGGTTATGGCCCACCAGCATCACCGAACCAGCATCCGTCTGCGCTGCGATGAGGGAGAGATAGGTTTCGCTGCGGGCATTATACATTTCATCGACATAGGCGATTTCGATGCCTTCGTTGAAAGCGCGCTGCCAGGCCTGCGTGGTCTGCCGGCAGCGTGCAGCGGTGGAGGATAAGAGCATGTCGGGGCGGTAACGCCGGTCGGCGGCAAGGTCGGCAACGATCTCCGCCTCGGCAAAACCTGCTTCATTCAATCCACGGTCGAAATCGCGTTCCCCCGGCGCCGCCCAGGCGGCTTTGGCGTGGCGCAAAAGATAAACTCGCTTCGGATGAGAATCTGTCAAGGGCAGGAACCGGCGTTCGAAACTCTGGGGTACAGCCGGATGCTACAGGATAGGATCAAGGGACCGCAAGTCCTCTTTCCTGTTGGCAAGTCGCATTGAAGTGATCGAAGAACAGATCGCCTCGACGCCAATAAAGGATAAAAATTAGTCATTTAGATGATTTTTGTGTCAGTTTTAAAAATGCCTGAAAACTGATCTGTAGACTTGAACCGGCCTATATCATTGGAGTATACACCGCCGCATTGAGATGTTCTTCGAGGAGAATCGCGTTGAGTGAGAAGATCGATCTTAGCAAATATGTACTCTCGGAAGACGACGAGTTCATGAATGCCAGCCAGCGGGCCTACTTCCGCGCGAAGCTGGTCGCCTGGAAAAATGACATCCTGAGAGAAGCGCGCGAGACCCTCGGACATCTCGCCGAAGAAAGCGCCAATCACCCCGATCTCGCTGACCGGGCTTCATCCGAAACAGACCGGGCGATCGAACTTCGCGCCCGCGACCGTCAGCGCAAGCTGATTTCCAAAATCGATGCGGCTCTTCAGCGGATCGAAGACGGCACCTACGGTTTCTGTGAGGAAACGGGTGAACCTATCGGCCTCAAGCGTCTTGACGCCCGCCCGATAGCGACACTTTCCATCGAGGCGCAGGAACGTCACGAGCGTCGCGAAAAAGTTTATCGCGACGAATAACAAGGCTGCTGTGCCGGACGCTGCCGCGAACCGGCCATCTCAAGCACCGGACATACAAAAAGGGCACGGAATTATTCCGTGCCCTTTTGCATTGAAGCTCCATGCGCGCCGCCTCAGCGGTCGCGGGTAACGGAAAGCTCGCCGAAAATACGCGCCATTTCTTTCTGCACGTCACCATCTGGCGACGCTCCGGTAACTGGTGGCGAAACGGGTTCGTTTTTCTGCTGCTTTTCCGGGGCGGCGGCAATGGACGGTTCATTGTCCGCATCCCGGCTCTTGGCTATCTCGGCTTCGAGAAAGCTCTCGAAATCGCTGGCCAGCTCATCGGAAAATTTCGGCTCAGCGTCATTGGACGCAAAAGCGGGAGTTTCCGGTTTCGGCGGGAAAGGGGCCGGCGGTACATTCGGTTCGGACTTGAGGCCAGGAAGAACCCGCTCGCGTGCAGCGTCGAGAAAATCTGCGGCGCTGGATTGATCGAGCACCGGCTCACGTGCGGCAAAAACCGGTGGAGCGATGACCGTCGGCCGTTCTTCCTCCACCTTTGCCTGCGTCACCTGTGCGGGAGCCGGCGAAACGACCGGTATCGGTGTTTGTACCGGAGCGGGCGTGAAGGGTTCCGCACGACGCGGTTCGCTGCGTTGGCCGGCCGTGTCGAGCGATGCGGCGACGGCTGGCACAGTGGTGGCTGCAGGAACAGCCGCAGCCACTGCTGACGACTGCGGCGTTGGGCGAGGGATTTCCCTCTCGGGCGCGGCCTGTCTCACCGGGGAAGCGGGCTCGCGAACTGCGACCGGCGGCGGCGATACGGGTTGCGGTGGTGTCGATGGACGCGGCGGCAATGGTGACGTTGTTGCGGCCGGTTGTGCGGGGCGAGGAGCAGGTGCGGTGGGCTCCGGCCGTTGCTGCGGCTGCCTTACCGGTTCCTGTGACACGGGAGCCGGGGCTGGTGCTGGTACTGGTGCTGCGACGGGCTGCTGTTGCGGCAGGGCGGAGCGGCGTTCCTGGGGAATGGACGGCTCGGCTCTCTTCGGCTCGCTTTCCTGACGCGGCAGTGCCTTCAGTTCCGGCTCCTGCACGTCCCTGACGATCGGGATTGCGCCGATACCGCTTTCGATGACGATATCTGTCGGCCCGCCAATCATCACCAGGTGCTCGACATTGTCGCGGCGAACCAGCACCAGACGGCGGCGCGCATCAACGGCCGTCGCGTCGAGAACCTGCAGGCGCGGCTGCCGGTTGCGCCCACCACGGATAAACGGCGACGAGCCGCTGCGCCTGCGCAGAAGCCATAAAGCAATCGCCAGAACGAGAAGCGCCACACCCACACCGACGACGGCGACGATGAGATTGTTTCCATAGGTGCCGATAAAATCATCCATCATGGAGATCATCCCTTCAGATTTTTTCGAGCAATTAATATTGCCGTGGTTCTTATAGTGTGAACGTCAAGCAGGAAAAGACGATTTTTTTGGACGCGATACAAGGTTTATCCGTCACCGTCCCCCTGGAACACAAAACCGGTTGGTGCGGCTTTCGGTTCCCTCGTCGACTGAAACGCCTGTGTATTGCGCCTCTCAGGCCGTTTTCCCTGTGCGTTTTTAAGCCTTTGTGGCCCGGCGGAGCTTTTTGATGCTCAAGCGAGTTGCTACAAGAAATTTTAACGCCCGATTCCGTCGAGGACCGTGGCTGACCGAATGACGACCTGCACGACTGCGAGGCCAAGATGACACGGGTGCGCGAGACAAGCGACAACGACCTTCCGCTGGTGGACAGGCGTGCCCGTTCCGGCACGGTTTTGCGCATCCTGCTTCTGGCGCTGGTGCTGATCGCCGCCGCCGCGGCCTTCGTGTATTTCAAGAACTCTTTGGAAAACGAAATCGTGCTCGGCATTCTTGGCGTGCTGGCGATGATGGGCATCTTTTTTCTGGTGTCGTCGATCATCGGTTTCATCGAGGTCATGCCGCAGTCGCAATCGGACGGGCTTGCCCGCCGTTTCCTGTCGGCCCATCCCGAAGGCACGCTGATCACCGATGCCAAGGGGCATATGGTTTATGCCAACGCCACCTATTGCCGCATGAGCGGCACCACCAGGGCGAGCGATATACAGAGCCTTGAAACGCTTTTGTCGCGCAGCCGGGAATCGACCGAGGCGCTTTACCGGCTCATCAATGTGCTGCGGGAAGGCCGCGACGGTTACGAGGAGTTCCGGCTGCAGAAGCCGCTTGGCGAGGATGCGAGCGCCGGGCCGCATTGGTACAGGCTTAAAGGCCGTGTGCTGAAGGATGCGGGCGGTGAGGGGCTGCACGTTTTCCAGATCGCCGACATCACGCCGGAGCGTGAGGATCAGGAACGGTTCTTCCGCGAATTACAGAATGCCATCGATTATCTCGACCACGCGCCGGCCGGTTTCTTTTCCGCCGGACGCAAGGGCGAGATCGTTTATCTGAACGCCACCCTGTCGGAATGGCTGGGCATCGATCTGGCGCAGTTTTCGCCCGGTTCGATGACCGTGTCCGACATCGTCGCTGGCGAAGGCATGGCGCTGATCGAATCCGTCCATCCGCAGGGCAGCGCCAAGCGCACCGAAATCCTTGATCTCGACATGCGCCGGGTGAACGGCCAGAGCATGCCGGCCCGCCTTGTGCATCAGGTCAGTTCCAAGGACGGTGCACCGGGCGAGAGCCGGACGATCGTTCTGATGCGCCCCAAGGGGCAGGAGGATACGGAATCCTCCTCCGCCATGCGTTTCACGCGCTTTTTCAACAATACGCCGATGGCGATCGCTTCGCTGGATGGCGAAGGCCGCATTCTGCGCATCAATGCACCCTTCCTCAAGCTGTTTTCCGGCGTTGTCGGACGTGACGATATCGACCGCGGTGTGGCGCTCGAAACCGTCCTTCACGACAATGAGAAGCCGCGGCTGGAACAGGCCCTCGCCGAGGCGAAGGATCGTCAGGGCGATATCGCGCCGTTCGATTCGCGCCACCCGAGCGACGAGACCAGGCATTTCCGTTTCTACGTCAACGCCGTCATCGATCAGGACGACGAGGCGCCGGAAGAGGTGGCAATCGTTTATGCCATAGAGGTGACGGAGCAGAAGGCGCTCGAAACCCAGATGGCGCAGACGCAGAAGATGAACGCCGTCGGCACGCTGGCGGGTGGCATTGCCCACGATTTCAACAATGTGCTGACTGCCATCCTGCTGTCGTCCGATCACTTGCTGCTGCAGGCGCGGCCCGCCGATCCGAGCTTTGCCGACCTCATGGAGATCAAGCGCAACGCCAACCGCGCGGCGGTTCTGGTGCGCCAGCTGCTGGCCTTCTCGCGCAAGCAGACCATGCGCCCGGCGGTGCTGAACCTGACCGACGTGATCGGCGATCTGCGCATGCTGGTCGACCGGTTGATTTCCGGAACCAATGTCAAGCTCGAGGTGGATTATGGCCGCGATCTCTGGCCGGTAAAGACCGACCTGTCGCAATTCGAGCAGGTGCTGATCAATCTCTGCGTCAATGCGCGTGATGCCATGCCTGATGGTGGCAAGATCACCATCCGCACCCGTAATGTGGATGCGAAGGAGGCGGCTGCGCTTGGCCGTCCGGAAGTTCCGGCGGAAGACATGGTCATGGTCGAGGTCGGCGATAACGGCACCGGCATTCCGCCTGAAATCATGGACAAGATTTTCGAACCCTTCTTCACGACCAAGGAAGTCGGCAAGGGCACCGGTCTCGGCCTGTCGATGGTCTATGGCATCGTCAAGCAGTCCGGCGGTTACATCTATCCCGAATCGGAAGTGGGCAAGGGCACTGCGTTCCGCATCTACCTGCCGCGCCATGTGGTGGAAGCCGTTGCGGGCCAGCAGCCCGGTGAAGCAGCGCTCACCCCGGTCGCGACACCCGAGCCGGTGAAGGAAGAACCGCTGGACCTCACCGGCAACTCCGCTGTCGTGCTTCTGGTGGAGGACGAGGAGGCGGTGCGACGCGGCGGCAAGCGCATGCTGGAAACCCGTGGCTACACCGTGCATGAGGCGGGCTCCGGCACCGAGGCGCTGGAGGTGATGGAGGAGCTGGACGGCAAGGTCGATATCGTCGTTTCCGATGTGGTGATGCCTGAAATGGACGGCCCTTCGTTGCTGCGGGAACTGCGCAAGTCCTATCCCGACCTGAAGTTCATCTTCGTGTCCGGTTATGCGGAGGACGCCTTTGCGAAAAACCTGCCGGCAGATGCCAAATTCGGCTTCCTGCCGAAGCCGTTCTCCCTGAAGCAGCTGGCGATCGCCGTGCGCGAAATGCTGGATGACAATGCCGGGTGACAACGCCGGGTAAGAGGGAGTAACGGCAGGGCGGTGCGACAGAGATTCGCTTCCACTGTTGGTCACTGCAGCCCTTTCCGACGGGCCGAAAACACGCCGCCATCGCCGGTTTGTCTGCGCCCACCCTCAGGAAGCCGTCACATCCCTACTTTTCCCGCGGTTTGCCCCTTCCCAAACGCAATAGTGATTGCGCCGTTGCGCAAGGGGCTTAAAATCACGTCACGACGACCTAGATATGAAGAGGCGAAGTTCTCCCTGCTGGCGATGAGCTGTCGGTTCGAGAATAGTGTGGAGAATGATGAAAGATGATCGCTAGGCCGATCTACATGCAGGGCGAGGGCGACGGGGAAGAAGGCGGCAACAACCGCGGCACCTCCGTTATCACCCGCGTCAAGGCAAAGACGAAAAGACCGAATTTGTACCGTGTTCTTTTACTGAATGACGACTACACTCCCATGGAGTTCGTCATCCACATTCTGGAGCGTTTTTTCCAGAAGGATCGCGAAGCGGCAACCCGTATCATGCTGCACGTGCACCAGCACGGCGTGGGAGAATGCGGGGTGTTTACATATGAGGTCGCAGAGACGAAAGTAAGCCAGGTCATGGATTTCGCCCGACAGCACCAGCATCCGCTGCAGTGCGTCATGGAAAAGAAATGAGGATCGCAACGTGCCAACTTTTTCCCCGAGTCTCGAGAAGGCGCTGCACCAGGCACTGACCTTTGCAAATGAGCGTCACCACGAATATGCGACGCTTGAACATCTCCTTCTGGCGCTGATCGACGACGCGGATGCCGCCGCCGTGATGGGCGCCTGCAACGTCGATCTCGATGCGCTGCGCAAGACCGTCAGCGATTATGTCGACAACGAACTGACCAACCTCGTGACCGGTTACGACGAGGATTCCAAACCCACATCCGGCTTCCAGCGGGTTATCCAGCGGGCCGTTATTCATGTACAATCGTCCGGCCGCGAGGAAGTGACCGGCGCCAACGTGCTTGTGGCGATTTTCGCCGAGCGCGAAAGCCATGCCGCCTATTTCCTGCAGGAGCAGGAAATGACCCGTTACGACGCGGTCAATTACATCTCCCACGGCATTGGCAAGCGTCCGGGCACGTCGCAGACACGTGCGCCGCGTGGTGCCGATGAGCCCGAAAGCGACAACAAGGCAAGCCGCAGCAATCCCGAGGAAGAAGGCCCGTCTGCCAAAAAGCAGCAGGACGCGCTGAAGGCCTATTGCGTCAACCTCAACGACAAGGCGCGCAACGGCAAGATCGACCCGCTGATCGGCCGCCATGAAGAGGTCAACCGCACCATCCAGATCCTCTGCCGCCGCTCGAAGAACAACCCGCTTTATGTGGGGGATCCCGGCGTGGGCAAGACGGCGATCGCCGAAGGCTTGGCCAAGCGCATCGTTGAAGGCAAGGTGCCGGAAGCGCTCGCCAACGACACCATCTTCTCGCTCGACATGGGCACGCTGCTTGCCGGCACTCGCTATCGTGGTGATTTCGAGGAGCGACTGAAGCAGGTTGTCAAGGAACTCGAAGAGTTTCCGGGCGCGGTGCTGTTCATCGACGAAATCCATACCGTCATCGGCGCTGGCGCTACCTCCGGTGGTGCGATGGATGCATCGAACCTGTTGAAGCCCGCGCTCTCTTCGGGCGCGATCCGCTGCATCGGTTCGACCACCTACAAGGAATATCGGCAGTTCTTCGAAAAGGACCGCGCACTGGTGCGTCGTTTCCAGAAAATCGACGTCAACGAGCCGTCGATCGACGACACCATCGCGATCATGAAGGGTCTGAAGCCCTATTTCGAGGATTATCATCACCTCAGATATTCCAATGAGGCGATCAAGGCTGCCGTTGAACTGTCGGCCCGCTACATCTCCGACCGCAAGCTGCCGGACAAGGCGATCGACGTGATCGACGAAACCGGTGCCGCGCAGATGCTGCTGCCCGCTTCCAAGCGCCGCAAGCTGATCACCGAAAAGGAGATCGAGGCCACCATCGCAACGATGGCCCGCATTCCTCCAAAGACGGTGTCCAAGGACGACGAGATGGTTCTCGCCAATCTCGAAAAGGAACTTCGCTCGGTCGTTTATGGTCAGGACATCGCCATCGAGGCGCTGGCAACGGCCATCAAGC
The Agrobacterium cucumeris DNA segment above includes these coding regions:
- a CDS encoding YcjX family protein — protein: MPPSLTSLTDSALIALDNLADRASNLTHPTLRLGVTGLSRAGKTVFISSLVHNLLNGGRLPLFEAMRSGRVSNVRLEPQPDDAIPRFQYEDHIQALVRDRLWPDSTRAISELRITLDYQSASGWGRWFSAGKLSIDIVDYPGEWLLDLPLLSQDYKQFSDATVALAGSGIRAELAQEWLAIASSLDINAPADEMTARRLAESFAAYLKACKSDERSLSTLPPGRFLMPGDLEGSPALTFAPLPGLTDEKAPKGSLRAMMERRYDAYKSIVVKPFFREHFARLDRQIVLIDTLQAVNRGPEAVQDLERALGDVLACFRPGTNSLLSSLIGRRIDKVLIAATKADHLHHESHDRLERLTRRLVDRAITTIGMNGAGIEVMALASVRATREASVRQDGHELPVIVGTPMAGETINGETFDGNRKTAIFPGDLPEDPEPLFRSIDEDGDKATLPDVNVVRFRPPNVDEPGSGGIRLSVPHIRLDRAMQFLFGDKLA
- a CDS encoding SixA phosphatase family protein, which gives rise to MRHAKAAWAAPGERDFDRGLNEAGFAEAEIVADLAADRRYRPDMLLSSTAARCRQTTQAWQRAFNEGIEIAYVDEMYNARSETYLSLIAAQTDAGSVMLVGHNPTMEATLEAMIGEDLLHAALPSGFPTAGLAVLDHDGSAVNGADRWRLVDFLSPGK
- the dksA gene encoding RNA polymerase-binding protein DksA, with the protein product MSEKIDLSKYVLSEDDEFMNASQRAYFRAKLVAWKNDILREARETLGHLAEESANHPDLADRASSETDRAIELRARDRQRKLISKIDAALQRIEDGTYGFCEETGEPIGLKRLDARPIATLSIEAQERHERREKVYRDE
- a CDS encoding flagellar biosynthetic protein FliO — protein: MISMMDDFIGTYGNNLIVAVVGVGVALLVLAIALWLLRRRSGSSPFIRGGRNRQPRLQVLDATAVDARRRLVLVRRDNVEHLVMIGGPTDIVIESGIGAIPIVRDVQEPELKALPRQESEPKRAEPSIPQERRSALPQQQPVAAPVPAPAPAPVSQEPVRQPQQRPEPTAPAPRPAQPAATTSPLPPRPSTPPQPVSPPPVAVREPASPVRQAAPEREIPRPTPQSSAVAAAVPAATTVPAVAASLDTAGQRSEPRRAEPFTPAPVQTPIPVVSPAPAQVTQAKVEEERPTVIAPPVFAAREPVLDQSSAADFLDAARERVLPGLKSEPNVPPAPFPPKPETPAFASNDAEPKFSDELASDFESFLEAEIAKSRDADNEPSIAAAPEKQQKNEPVSPPVTGASPDGDVQKEMARIFGELSVTRDR
- the cckA gene encoding cell cycle histidine kinase CckA, with amino-acid sequence MTRVRETSDNDLPLVDRRARSGTVLRILLLALVLIAAAAAFVYFKNSLENEIVLGILGVLAMMGIFFLVSSIIGFIEVMPQSQSDGLARRFLSAHPEGTLITDAKGHMVYANATYCRMSGTTRASDIQSLETLLSRSRESTEALYRLINVLREGRDGYEEFRLQKPLGEDASAGPHWYRLKGRVLKDAGGEGLHVFQIADITPEREDQERFFRELQNAIDYLDHAPAGFFSAGRKGEIVYLNATLSEWLGIDLAQFSPGSMTVSDIVAGEGMALIESVHPQGSAKRTEILDLDMRRVNGQSMPARLVHQVSSKDGAPGESRTIVLMRPKGQEDTESSSAMRFTRFFNNTPMAIASLDGEGRILRINAPFLKLFSGVVGRDDIDRGVALETVLHDNEKPRLEQALAEAKDRQGDIAPFDSRHPSDETRHFRFYVNAVIDQDDEAPEEVAIVYAIEVTEQKALETQMAQTQKMNAVGTLAGGIAHDFNNVLTAILLSSDHLLLQARPADPSFADLMEIKRNANRAAVLVRQLLAFSRKQTMRPAVLNLTDVIGDLRMLVDRLISGTNVKLEVDYGRDLWPVKTDLSQFEQVLINLCVNARDAMPDGGKITIRTRNVDAKEAAALGRPEVPAEDMVMVEVGDNGTGIPPEIMDKIFEPFFTTKEVGKGTGLGLSMVYGIVKQSGGYIYPESEVGKGTAFRIYLPRHVVEAVAGQQPGEAALTPVATPEPVKEEPLDLTGNSAVVLLVEDEEAVRRGGKRMLETRGYTVHEAGSGTEALEVMEELDGKVDIVVSDVVMPEMDGPSLLRELRKSYPDLKFIFVSGYAEDAFAKNLPADAKFGFLPKPFSLKQLAIAVREMLDDNAG
- the clpS gene encoding ATP-dependent Clp protease adapter ClpS — protein: MIARPIYMQGEGDGEEGGNNRGTSVITRVKAKTKRPNLYRVLLLNDDYTPMEFVIHILERFFQKDREAATRIMLHVHQHGVGECGVFTYEVAETKVSQVMDFARQHQHPLQCVMEKK
- the clpA gene encoding ATP-dependent Clp protease ATP-binding subunit ClpA codes for the protein MPTFSPSLEKALHQALTFANERHHEYATLEHLLLALIDDADAAAVMGACNVDLDALRKTVSDYVDNELTNLVTGYDEDSKPTSGFQRVIQRAVIHVQSSGREEVTGANVLVAIFAERESHAAYFLQEQEMTRYDAVNYISHGIGKRPGTSQTRAPRGADEPESDNKASRSNPEEEGPSAKKQQDALKAYCVNLNDKARNGKIDPLIGRHEEVNRTIQILCRRSKNNPLYVGDPGVGKTAIAEGLAKRIVEGKVPEALANDTIFSLDMGTLLAGTRYRGDFEERLKQVVKELEEFPGAVLFIDEIHTVIGAGATSGGAMDASNLLKPALSSGAIRCIGSTTYKEYRQFFEKDRALVRRFQKIDVNEPSIDDTIAIMKGLKPYFEDYHHLRYSNEAIKAAVELSARYISDRKLPDKAIDVIDETGAAQMLLPASKRRKLITEKEIEATIATMARIPPKTVSKDDEMVLANLEKELRSVVYGQDIAIEALATAIKLARAGLREPNKPIGSYVFSGPTGVGKTEVAKQLAASLGVEMLRFDMSEYMERHTVSRLLGAPPGYVGFDQGGLLTDGVDQHPHSVVLLDEIEKAHPDIYNILLQVMDHGSLTDHNGKKIDFRNVILIMTTNAGASEMAKSAIGFGSSRRTGEDEEAINRLFTPEFRNRLDAIIPFSPLPTAVIHKVVQKFVMQLETQLSERNVTFDLHEDAISWLADKGYDEKMGARPLSRVIQEHIKKPLANEILFGKLKKGGVVSVTVGKKDDGSDGLMLEVLPETAPVKPKPEAELKAAKSPGKASKAKAKPASKAVTVNEEADVLVAEADKPDEENKPRRKANTVPKVPKKK